A single genomic interval of Rhizobium leguminosarum bv. trifolii WSM1325 harbors:
- a CDS encoding MOSC domain containing protein (PFAM: MOSC domain containing protein; MOSC domain protein beta barrel domain protein~KEGG: rec:RHECIAT_CH0001464 putative molybdenum cofactor sulfurase protein) yields the protein MRVSDLFIYPLKSARGIALPAADIDAYGLPGDRRAMITDAQGHFITQRELPDLARIEVRPEASAFRLLMQGKTDISVAPPRPETRMDVTVWKSVVSAAVADPESNRQLSEWLGREVRLVFFDGQARRTANAEWAGEATPVTFTDGYQILVTTTGSLKALNADLAAHGEGSVGMERFRPNIVVDTDEAWPEDRWAAIEIAGIRFDLVKPCSRCIMTTQDQLTGSREGPNPMPAMGRIRMSADRRVPGPLFGWNVTPRGSGRITIGDTVRIVEERPEGWALKRRAAA from the coding sequence ATGCGTGTCAGCGACCTCTTCATCTACCCGCTCAAGAGCGCCCGCGGCATTGCGCTGCCGGCCGCCGACATCGACGCCTATGGGCTTCCCGGCGACCGGCGGGCGATGATCACCGATGCGCAAGGGCACTTCATCACCCAGCGCGAGCTGCCCGACCTCGCGCGCATCGAAGTGCGACCGGAAGCGAGCGCCTTTCGGCTGCTGATGCAGGGGAAAACGGACATATCGGTAGCGCCGCCTCGGCCTGAAACCCGCATGGATGTGACTGTATGGAAATCTGTCGTCAGCGCCGCCGTCGCCGATCCGGAGAGCAACCGGCAGCTTTCCGAATGGCTTGGCCGCGAGGTGCGCCTCGTCTTCTTCGACGGGCAGGCACGGCGGACGGCGAATGCCGAATGGGCCGGTGAAGCCACGCCCGTCACCTTTACCGACGGCTATCAGATCCTGGTAACGACGACCGGCTCGCTGAAAGCGTTAAATGCCGATCTCGCCGCCCATGGCGAAGGCAGTGTCGGCATGGAACGCTTTCGTCCGAACATCGTCGTCGATACCGACGAGGCCTGGCCGGAGGACCGCTGGGCGGCGATCGAGATCGCCGGCATCCGCTTCGATCTCGTCAAGCCCTGCTCCCGCTGCATCATGACGACTCAGGACCAGTTGACCGGGTCCCGCGAGGGACCAAACCCGATGCCGGCCATGGGCCGCATCCGCATGTCGGCCGACCGGCGCGTGCCGGGCCCGCTCTTCGGCTGGAACGTCACGCCGCGCGGCAGCGGCAGGATCACAATCGGTGACACCGTCCGCATCGTTGAAGAGAGGCCGGAAGGCTGGGCGCTTAAGCGCCGCGCCGCAGCATAG
- a CDS encoding metal dependent phosphohydrolase (PFAM: metal-dependent phosphohydrolase HD sub domain~SMART: metal-dependent phosphohydrolase HD region~KEGG: ret:RHE_CH01397 putative metal-dependent phosphohydrolase protein), which yields MFAAEAFSPHETLAAALIAHAADGDDGSHDLAHILRVFRNAMRIHAEEGGDGRVLAASVLLHDCVAVEKNSPLRAKASALAAEKASAILAELGWSEADIEDAAHAITAHSFSAGVTPQTLEAKILQDADRLDAIGMVGVARCFYIAGRLGSRLYDPFDPAAADRPFDDKRYAIDHFQTKLFKLAEGFQTETGRRLAAARDKSLREFLSAFMDEI from the coding sequence ATGTTCGCGGCTGAAGCCTTCTCCCCACACGAAACGCTTGCCGCGGCGCTGATTGCGCATGCGGCCGACGGCGACGACGGCTCGCACGATCTTGCCCATATTCTGCGCGTCTTCAGGAATGCCATGCGCATCCATGCGGAAGAAGGCGGCGACGGGCGAGTTCTTGCCGCTTCCGTGCTGCTGCACGACTGCGTCGCCGTCGAGAAGAATTCGCCGCTGCGGGCAAAAGCATCGGCTTTGGCGGCGGAGAAGGCATCGGCGATCCTGGCGGAACTCGGCTGGAGCGAGGCCGATATCGAAGACGCAGCCCACGCAATCACCGCGCACAGTTTCTCGGCCGGGGTGACGCCGCAGACGCTGGAGGCGAAGATCCTGCAGGATGCCGACCGGCTGGACGCGATCGGCATGGTCGGCGTCGCACGCTGCTTCTATATCGCCGGGCGACTGGGATCCAGGCTCTACGATCCGTTCGACCCGGCGGCAGCGGACCGCCCGTTCGATGACAAGCGTTATGCCATTGACCATTTCCAGACGAAGCTGTTCAAACTGGCGGAAGGATTCCAGACCGAGACCGGCCGCAGGCTGGCGGCCGCGCGCGATAAAAGCCTGCGCGAATTCCTCTCGGCCTTCATGGATGAAATCTAG
- a CDS encoding diguanylate cyclase/phosphodiesterase with PAS/PAC sensor(s) (KEGG: rec:RHECIAT_CH0001466 putative signal-transducer protein~TIGRFAM: diguanylate cyclase~PFAM: EAL domain protein; GGDEF domain containing protein~SMART: EAL domain protein; GGDEF domain containing protein): MKAEALFWRQCTEAVTADGSIDAQRLMDLVIATYRVHESDYDEIERSAETLLRENHALRGNISALSKAFDGQKELFEIILNNLPLGLSVFDSDQRLTLSNTRFRQLFDLTDEDVIAGATIADLTAKMRGTESASAKPGRRTGRHSSATARSSSLRRREWLMDDGRIIQSMVTILSDGSNISIHADITEDRRAAERITYLAHHDPLTGLPNRIHFREQVDATLTERRPDQQIALVHLNLDRFKSINNTMGVSAGDKILLQVAERIRASAGSENTLARLGSDEFAILQTGRQQPRNVTALAERIRRELSKPFLHGEKQVELSVSMGIAIAPEDGEETDILLKNAGVALSHAKADGRKRERFFASEMEAQIQLRHALEADLRAAVENEEFELHYQPLYDLVQRRICGFEALIRWNHPARGRVPPMDFIPLAEEVGLVVDIGRWVLHRACNDAAQWPEGIKIAVNVSAIQFSSSDLTRDVSEALAAAALLPSRLELEITESVLMENLSDVLPILHALKERGIRISMDDFGTGYSSLSYLSSFPFDKIKIDKSFVNDIVDNKEAHAIMHAIILLGDALGMRVTVEGVETAAQLALLECEECDEIQGYHISPPRPARDVPHLLSLPPNGGVTHLPEAKH; encoded by the coding sequence ATGAAAGCTGAAGCGCTCTTCTGGCGGCAATGTACCGAGGCAGTCACCGCCGATGGATCGATCGATGCGCAGCGCCTGATGGATCTTGTGATCGCGACCTATCGCGTCCATGAAAGCGACTATGACGAAATCGAGAGAAGCGCGGAAACGCTGCTAAGGGAAAACCATGCGCTGAGAGGCAATATTTCCGCCCTCAGCAAAGCGTTCGACGGACAGAAAGAGCTCTTCGAAATCATCCTCAACAACCTGCCGCTCGGTCTCAGCGTCTTCGACTCCGACCAGCGGCTGACGCTTTCCAACACCCGCTTCCGCCAGCTCTTCGACCTGACGGACGAAGATGTCATTGCCGGCGCGACAATCGCCGATCTCACGGCCAAAATGCGCGGCACGGAGAGCGCCAGCGCCAAGCCCGGCCGGCGGACCGGGCGACATTCCTCCGCAACCGCAAGGAGCAGTAGTCTCCGTCGGCGCGAATGGTTGATGGACGATGGCCGCATCATCCAGAGCATGGTGACTATCCTTTCCGACGGCAGCAACATTTCCATTCATGCCGATATTACCGAGGATCGAAGGGCGGCCGAGCGCATCACCTATCTCGCCCACCACGACCCGCTGACCGGCCTTCCGAATCGCATCCATTTCCGCGAGCAGGTGGATGCGACGCTCACAGAGCGCAGGCCAGATCAGCAGATTGCCCTCGTTCACCTCAATCTCGACCGGTTCAAATCGATCAACAACACGATGGGCGTTTCGGCCGGCGACAAGATCCTGCTGCAGGTCGCCGAGCGCATCCGAGCCTCGGCCGGTTCGGAAAACACCCTGGCGCGCCTCGGCTCGGACGAATTCGCCATCCTGCAGACGGGCAGGCAGCAGCCCCGGAACGTGACGGCGCTTGCCGAGCGGATCCGCCGGGAGCTTTCCAAACCATTCCTCCACGGCGAAAAACAGGTGGAGCTCAGCGTCTCCATGGGCATCGCAATCGCCCCTGAGGATGGCGAGGAAACCGATATCCTGTTGAAAAATGCCGGCGTGGCGCTGTCACATGCCAAGGCGGACGGCCGCAAACGCGAACGTTTCTTCGCCAGCGAGATGGAAGCGCAGATCCAGCTGCGCCACGCGCTGGAGGCGGACCTCAGAGCAGCCGTTGAGAATGAAGAATTCGAGCTGCACTACCAGCCGCTTTATGACCTCGTGCAGCGGCGCATCTGTGGCTTCGAAGCGTTGATCCGTTGGAACCACCCGGCTCGAGGCCGCGTTCCGCCGATGGATTTTATTCCGCTTGCCGAAGAGGTGGGCCTTGTCGTTGATATCGGCCGTTGGGTTTTGCACCGGGCCTGCAACGATGCAGCGCAATGGCCGGAGGGCATCAAGATCGCCGTCAACGTTTCGGCAATCCAATTCAGCAGCAGCGACCTGACGCGAGATGTCAGCGAGGCGCTTGCCGCCGCGGCGCTGTTGCCGTCGCGGCTTGAACTCGAAATCACCGAGAGCGTGCTGATGGAAAATCTAAGCGACGTGCTGCCGATCCTGCATGCGCTGAAGGAGCGCGGCATCCGCATCTCGATGGACGATTTCGGAACCGGCTATTCCTCACTGAGCTATCTCTCGAGCTTCCCCTTCGACAAGATCAAGATCGACAAGTCCTTCGTCAACGACATCGTCGACAACAAGGAAGCGCATGCGATCATGCACGCGATCATCCTGCTCGGCGATGCGCTCGGCATGCGCGTCACCGTCGAGGGCGTCGAAACGGCCGCGCAGCTGGCGCTGCTCGAATGCGAGGAGTGCGACGAGATCCAAGGCTATCACATCAGTCCGCCGCGACCGGCGCGTGACGTGCCCCATCTTCTCTCCCTGCCGCCGAACGGCGGCGTGACGCATCTTCCTGAAGCCAAGCACTGA
- a CDS encoding conserved hypothetical protein (KEGG: ret:RHE_CH01399 hypothetical protein) produces MTSTTSVSDTSYAYLATLSRLDANGDGVLSRGERAADEKPGIIKELLEEDKTSETQPKFSGSLIALMMDTRDSATASSIAVSYPLQQTAPATGDQPEDLYRKTYGQFDFDAVA; encoded by the coding sequence ATGACCAGCACCACATCCGTTTCAGACACGTCATATGCATATCTGGCGACTCTTTCGCGTCTCGATGCCAATGGCGATGGCGTCCTCAGCCGCGGCGAACGTGCCGCCGATGAGAAGCCCGGCATCATCAAAGAACTCCTCGAAGAGGACAAAACCAGCGAGACGCAGCCGAAGTTTTCCGGCAGCCTGATTGCGCTGATGATGGACACGCGTGACAGTGCCACGGCAAGCAGCATTGCCGTTTCCTATCCATTGCAGCAGACCGCGCCGGCGACAGGCGATCAGCCCGAGGATCTCTACCGCAAGACCTACGGCCAGTTCGATTTCGACGCGGTCGCCTGA
- a CDS encoding superoxide dismutase copper/zinc binding (PFAM: superoxide dismutase copper/zinc binding~KEGG: rec:RHECIAT_CH0001468 superoxide dismutase protein): protein MKAMRIIAALSLLAVALPAGAQDKQTAVANFVGKDGKEDGRAQLTAAATGGVLIEVEISGLPVNKWVAFHVHETGRCDAATHHESAGGHFNPEKAEHGILAAKGPHAGDMPNQYVGQDGVLRAQVFDSMVTLDGKTDGIRGRALMVHANSDDYRSQPSGDAGERLSCGVIQ from the coding sequence ATGAAAGCCATGCGCATTATCGCCGCCCTGAGCCTGCTTGCGGTTGCATTGCCGGCGGGCGCTCAGGACAAGCAGACGGCGGTTGCCAATTTCGTCGGCAAGGACGGCAAGGAGGACGGTCGCGCGCAACTGACGGCTGCCGCCACTGGCGGCGTCCTGATCGAAGTCGAGATATCGGGACTGCCGGTGAATAAATGGGTGGCCTTCCATGTTCATGAGACCGGCCGCTGCGACGCCGCGACCCATCACGAATCGGCGGGCGGCCACTTCAATCCTGAGAAGGCCGAGCACGGCATTCTTGCCGCCAAGGGTCCGCACGCCGGCGATATGCCCAATCAATATGTCGGGCAGGACGGCGTGCTGCGGGCGCAGGTCTTCGACAGCATGGTCACGCTCGACGGCAAGACCGACGGCATTCGCGGCCGTGCATTGATGGTGCACGCCAATTCGGATGATTATCGAAGCCAGCCTTCGGGTGATGCCGGGGAAAGACTTTCCTGCGGCGTCATTCAATAG
- a CDS encoding MscS Mechanosensitive ion channel (PFAM: MscS Mechanosensitive ion channel~KEGG: rec:RHECIAT_CH0001469 putative mechanosensitive ion channel protein), with protein MEQQAADVLLATQTALSQASALAVQYSFSVLGAVILLVLGWALAGFTSRWAYEGLSRVHGIDETLARFFTNVLRYALLILVFITVLGQFGVQTASIIATLGAAGLAIGLALQGTLQNIAAGIMLLILRPFRVGEYIETSSVAGTVREIGLFATELKTGDGLYRLAPNSTLWNTPITNFSREPTRRNELKISVAYEDDIDLAMERLMNLAKADSRVLTSPAPSVFIDSLGDGTISVALRYWAKTGDWWLVSRDMVKRVKLAFDDNPDAAPDASDAAPAKTSNGKATAEKPTPTRQ; from the coding sequence ATGGAACAACAGGCAGCCGATGTCCTCCTCGCCACGCAAACGGCGCTCAGCCAGGCAAGCGCGCTTGCCGTGCAATATTCCTTCTCTGTCCTCGGGGCGGTGATCCTTCTCGTTCTTGGCTGGGCGCTGGCCGGTTTTACCAGTCGTTGGGCCTATGAAGGCCTGTCGCGCGTTCATGGCATCGACGAGACGCTAGCGCGTTTCTTCACCAATGTGCTGCGCTATGCCCTGCTCATTCTGGTGTTCATCACCGTGCTCGGTCAATTCGGCGTCCAGACCGCCTCGATCATCGCAACCCTCGGCGCGGCAGGCCTGGCGATCGGACTGGCGCTGCAAGGCACGCTGCAGAATATCGCCGCCGGCATCATGCTGCTGATCCTCAGGCCGTTCCGCGTCGGCGAATATATAGAGACCAGCAGCGTGGCCGGCACGGTACGCGAAATCGGATTGTTTGCAACCGAGCTCAAAACCGGCGACGGGCTTTACCGGCTGGCGCCGAATTCGACGCTCTGGAACACGCCGATTACCAATTTTAGCCGCGAACCCACCCGGCGGAACGAGCTGAAAATCAGCGTCGCCTATGAGGATGACATCGATCTGGCGATGGAGAGGCTGATGAACCTTGCCAAAGCCGATTCCAGGGTGCTGACGTCACCGGCACCCAGCGTCTTCATCGACAGCCTTGGTGACGGCACGATCTCCGTAGCGCTGCGCTACTGGGCAAAGACCGGTGACTGGTGGCTGGTCAGCCGTGACATGGTGAAGCGCGTGAAACTCGCCTTCGACGACAATCCTGACGCTGCGCCGGATGCTTCAGATGCCGCGCCGGCAAAAACGTCCAACGGCAAGGCGACGGCCGAAAAACCGACGCCGACGCGGCAGTAA
- a CDS encoding putative tyrosine phosphatase protein (KEGG: ret:RHE_CH01402 putative tyrosine phosphatase protein) — protein sequence MTFIVVSPLSRIAEMAVRHKARDMISLIAKEQAFHRPGVIAAERHLTLAMNDIVFKGTGDLVAPDETHVRGIIDFAASWRQETPLLIHCWMGVSRSPAAALIAALSLAPDQSDETLARRLRAASPFATPNARLIQIGDALLGRSGRLVAAVRAIGRGADADGNAPFVLAIRDAACG from the coding sequence GTGACCTTCATCGTCGTCTCGCCGCTGTCGCGCATCGCGGAGATGGCGGTGCGCCACAAGGCGCGCGACATGATCAGCCTGATCGCCAAGGAGCAGGCCTTTCACCGGCCGGGCGTGATCGCGGCCGAACGTCATCTGACGCTTGCTATGAACGACATCGTCTTCAAGGGCACCGGTGATCTCGTGGCGCCTGATGAGACGCATGTGCGCGGGATTATCGACTTTGCCGCCTCGTGGCGGCAGGAGACGCCGCTGCTCATCCATTGCTGGATGGGTGTGTCGCGATCGCCGGCCGCAGCCCTCATCGCCGCGCTGTCGCTGGCACCCGATCAAAGCGACGAAACGCTTGCCCGCCGGCTGCGGGCCGCCTCGCCTTTCGCGACACCGAATGCCCGGCTGATCCAAATCGGTGACGCGCTGCTCGGCCGCAGCGGCCGGCTGGTTGCGGCGGTGCGGGCAATCGGACGTGGCGCCGATGCCGACGGCAACGCGCCCTTCGTCCTTGCTATCCGGGACGCCGCTTGCGGTTGA
- a CDS encoding putative hydrolase protein (KEGG: rec:RHECIAT_CH0001471 putative hydrolase protein): MTTPKAPRAWQRMLSGRRLDLLDPSPLDVELIDIAHGLARVARWNGQTSGDHAFSVAQHSLVVEDIFRRFNDARPQECLMALLHDAPEYVIGDMISPFKSVVGGGYKTVEKRLEAAVHLRFGLPPHPSRDLKDRIKKADTIAAYFEATVLAGFTPAEAQKFFGQPRGISKDMLMIEPLPAIEAQRLFCERFAAIEVEREMVS, encoded by the coding sequence GTGACAACACCGAAAGCTCCGCGTGCCTGGCAGCGCATGCTGTCCGGGCGCAGGCTCGACCTGCTCGACCCCTCGCCGCTCGATGTCGAACTGATCGACATCGCTCATGGGCTTGCGCGTGTGGCCCGCTGGAACGGCCAGACCTCCGGAGATCATGCTTTCTCGGTGGCCCAGCACAGTCTCGTCGTCGAGGATATCTTCCGTCGCTTCAACGACGCGCGGCCGCAGGAGTGCCTGATGGCGCTGCTGCACGATGCGCCCGAATATGTGATCGGCGACATGATCTCGCCGTTCAAATCGGTGGTCGGCGGCGGCTACAAGACGGTGGAAAAGCGGCTGGAGGCCGCCGTGCACCTGCGCTTCGGCCTGCCGCCGCATCCCTCGCGCGACCTCAAGGACCGAATCAAAAAGGCCGATACGATCGCCGCCTATTTCGAAGCGACCGTGCTTGCCGGTTTCACACCTGCCGAGGCACAGAAATTCTTCGGCCAGCCGCGCGGCATCAGCAAGGACATGCTGATGATCGAGCCCTTGCCGGCCATCGAAGCACAGCGGTTGTTCTGCGAGCGCTTCGCCGCGATCGAGGTCGAGCGGGAGATGGTATCGTGA
- a CDS encoding folate-binding protein YgfZ (TIGRFAM: folate-binding protein YgfZ~PFAM: glycine cleavage T protein (aminomethyl transferase); Glycine cleavage T-protein barrel~KEGG: rec:RHECIAT_CH0001472 putative aminomethyltransferase (glycine cleavage) protein): MPAVFLKDRSLLFVSGAEAQSFLQNLITTDITALGPDEARPGALLTPQGKILFDFMIWQDGDGYMIETDAGQRDGLLKRLTMYKLRAAVTLSPSTEEGVTVSWDEGAEGVRESQGARDSRFAKAGVTLTRRAGRHGDGAEVLYDALRISHGIVTSGSDFALQDAFPHDVLMDFNGGLSFRKGCYVGQEVVSRMQHRGTARRRVVTVSAATALPGTGTEITAAGKPVGTLGSVEGGNGLAIVRIDRAGAAMAAGTPLLAGDTPVSLVLPAWSGLVFPASADEASA, translated from the coding sequence ATGCCAGCCGTATTCCTGAAAGACCGCTCATTGCTCTTCGTCAGCGGCGCGGAAGCCCAATCCTTCCTGCAGAACCTGATCACCACCGATATCACCGCGCTTGGGCCTGATGAGGCGCGGCCCGGGGCACTCTTGACGCCGCAAGGCAAGATCCTGTTCGACTTCATGATCTGGCAGGACGGCGACGGCTACATGATCGAAACCGATGCCGGCCAGCGCGACGGCCTGTTGAAGCGGCTGACGATGTACAAGCTGCGCGCCGCCGTCACACTTTCGCCAAGCACCGAAGAGGGCGTTACCGTTTCCTGGGACGAGGGTGCCGAGGGCGTCCGGGAGAGCCAGGGTGCCCGAGACAGTCGCTTCGCCAAGGCGGGCGTCACGCTCACCCGTCGGGCAGGAAGACACGGCGATGGTGCAGAAGTGCTCTACGACGCGCTGCGCATCAGCCACGGCATCGTCACATCAGGATCTGACTTTGCCCTGCAGGACGCCTTCCCGCATGACGTGCTGATGGATTTCAACGGTGGCCTCTCCTTCAGGAAAGGCTGCTATGTCGGCCAGGAGGTCGTCTCGCGCATGCAGCATCGCGGCACCGCGCGCCGGCGCGTCGTGACAGTGTCCGCCGCAACGGCCCTGCCAGGGACCGGGACGGAGATCACCGCCGCCGGCAAGCCTGTGGGAACACTCGGTTCGGTCGAAGGCGGCAATGGACTTGCGATCGTGCGCATCGACCGCGCCGGCGCGGCGATGGCGGCAGGCACGCCGCTGCTCGCCGGCGACACGCCTGTGTCCCTCGTCCTGCCGGCATGGTCCGGTCTCGTCTTTCCCGCCAGCGCCGACGAGGCCAGCGCGTGA
- a CDS encoding conserved hypothetical protein (KEGG: ret:RHE_CH01405 hypothetical protein), protein MHTGKKKVSRISLAPVLLAFSLAAGNVFLAPAAYALSELHKIPGQAANETPPAQGSAQGQSQPQTTPGVPMADPLVNGQNNQGVDKTPGAQDNSKPAEVIYDISKVPEPVRKMREQIVEAAASGDLERLRPLMGTGADQTQVTVGEPTDDPIGTLKDLSGDPDGDEILAIMLDIVSTGFVHVGQGTADDMYVWPYFAEKDLKTLTPPERVELLRIVTAGDLSDMQEFGGYNFYRLGITPQGKWKFFTAGD, encoded by the coding sequence ATGCACACCGGTAAAAAGAAAGTTTCGCGAATTTCCCTCGCGCCGGTGCTGCTTGCGTTCAGCCTCGCCGCCGGCAATGTTTTCCTTGCGCCGGCAGCCTACGCGCTTTCCGAACTGCACAAGATCCCCGGCCAAGCGGCCAACGAGACGCCACCCGCACAGGGAAGCGCTCAGGGACAGAGCCAGCCGCAGACCACTCCCGGCGTTCCCATGGCCGATCCGCTGGTCAACGGCCAGAACAATCAGGGTGTCGACAAGACGCCGGGCGCTCAGGACAATTCCAAGCCTGCCGAGGTGATCTACGACATCAGCAAGGTGCCAGAACCGGTTCGCAAGATGCGCGAGCAGATCGTCGAGGCGGCCGCCTCCGGCGATCTCGAGCGGCTGCGGCCGCTGATGGGCACTGGTGCCGACCAGACGCAGGTGACTGTGGGCGAACCGACCGACGATCCGATCGGCACGCTGAAGGATCTGTCGGGCGATCCTGACGGTGACGAGATCCTTGCCATCATGCTCGACATCGTCTCGACCGGCTTCGTACATGTCGGCCAGGGCACAGCAGACGACATGTATGTCTGGCCCTATTTTGCCGAGAAGGACCTGAAGACGCTGACGCCGCCGGAGCGTGTTGAACTGCTGCGCATCGTCACTGCCGGCGATCTCTCCGACATGCAGGAATTCGGCGGATATAATTTCTACCGCCTCGGCATTACGCCTCAGGGTAAATGGAAATTCTTCACAGCGGGCGATTGA
- a CDS encoding conserved hypothetical protein (KEGG: rec:RHECIAT_CH0001474 hypothetical protein), with product MEASLNDIDDMIVHEKMQAALEYQNEAWADGMADGIEPEIIADAAIAHALRETIRLHGEKSAEALLDSLRERMLAGDFSANRTLQ from the coding sequence ATGGAAGCAAGCCTCAACGACATCGACGACATGATCGTCCACGAAAAGATGCAGGCAGCTCTGGAGTACCAGAACGAGGCTTGGGCCGACGGCATGGCCGACGGGATCGAGCCTGAAATCATCGCTGATGCCGCCATTGCACATGCGCTGCGCGAGACGATCAGATTGCATGGGGAAAAGAGCGCCGAAGCCCTGCTGGATTCGCTGCGTGAGCGCATGCTTGCCGGCGATTTCTCCGCGAACCGCACCCTGCAATAA
- a CDS encoding conserved hypothetical protein (KEGG: rec:RHECIAT_CH0001475 hypothetical protein), which yields MIPVRRVFLSLLVLAGPTMAQGKNTPPPQQEEIAPPPAVIVPYDDKLARFAEVLGSVHYLRTLCKAPGGDEWRNSMQQLLDSETGNEPQRKEKLTAAFNRGYRAFASVYTDCTPAAIVAEERYRNEGATLATEITSRFGN from the coding sequence ATGATTCCCGTTCGACGCGTTTTCCTGTCCCTGCTCGTGCTCGCCGGCCCCACGATGGCGCAGGGCAAGAATACGCCGCCTCCGCAGCAGGAGGAAATTGCGCCCCCACCTGCTGTGATCGTGCCCTATGACGACAAGCTGGCGCGGTTCGCCGAGGTGCTGGGTTCGGTGCATTATCTGAGAACGCTCTGCAAGGCGCCTGGCGGCGACGAGTGGCGAAACAGCATGCAGCAGCTGCTTGATTCGGAGACCGGCAACGAGCCGCAGCGCAAGGAGAAGCTGACAGCAGCCTTCAATCGCGGCTATCGCGCCTTCGCCTCGGTCTATACGGATTGCACCCCGGCGGCCATCGTGGCAGAAGAGCGCTACCGTAACGAAGGTGCAACACTTGCCACAGAAATTACCTCGCGCTTTGGAAATTGA
- a CDS encoding NUDIX hydrolase (PFAM: NUDIX hydrolase~KEGG: ret:RHE_CH01407 ADP-ribose phosphorylase) → MTSTAKPGSAAILERDGRFLLVLRRNPPSADMYAFPGGRAEPGETPEQTALRELHEETGISARNPRLFSTYDLKTHAADGSVNSHFLLSVFRVDADEDAVAEAADDAAALGWYTVEEIRRLPVPQSVLECAERLAGGE, encoded by the coding sequence ATGACGTCCACCGCTAAACCCGGCTCAGCCGCCATTCTCGAACGTGATGGACGATTCCTTCTGGTGTTGCGACGCAATCCGCCTTCCGCCGACATGTATGCCTTTCCCGGCGGGCGGGCCGAGCCTGGCGAAACGCCGGAGCAAACGGCATTGCGCGAACTCCATGAAGAGACCGGCATTTCGGCACGGAATCCGCGGCTGTTTTCGACCTACGACCTGAAGACGCATGCGGCCGACGGCAGCGTCAACAGCCATTTCCTGCTATCGGTCTTTCGGGTCGATGCGGATGAAGACGCGGTGGCGGAAGCCGCCGACGATGCGGCCGCCCTCGGCTGGTACACGGTGGAGGAAATCCGGCGGCTGCCCGTGCCGCAGAGCGTGCTCGAATGCGCGGAACGGCTGGCGGGCGGCGAATAG
- a CDS encoding protein of unknown function UPF0060 (PFAM: protein of unknown function UPF0060~KEGG: rec:RHECIAT_CH0001477 hypothetical protein): MTYIIFAFAALFEIAGCFAFWAWLKLEKPVWWLAPGMVSLALFAWLLTLVPSEAAGRAFAAYGGIYILASLHWLWLVEARVPDRYDIGGALICLAGASLILFAPRG, from the coding sequence GTGACCTACATCATTTTTGCGTTTGCTGCCCTCTTCGAGATCGCCGGCTGCTTTGCCTTCTGGGCATGGCTGAAACTCGAAAAACCCGTCTGGTGGCTGGCGCCGGGCATGGTCTCCCTGGCGCTTTTCGCCTGGCTTCTGACGTTGGTGCCGAGCGAGGCCGCCGGCCGCGCCTTCGCAGCCTATGGCGGCATCTACATCCTCGCATCGCTGCACTGGCTGTGGCTGGTCGAAGCCCGTGTGCCTGATCGTTACGATATCGGCGGTGCGCTGATCTGCCTTGCCGGCGCCAGCCTCATCCTCTTCGCGCCGAGAGGCTGA